A single genomic interval of Solimonas sp. K1W22B-7 harbors:
- a CDS encoding flavin-containing monooxygenase encodes MSMEHFDVLIVGAGLSGIGAGHHLQTRCPGKTYAILESRETIGGTWDLFRYPGIRSDSDMYTLGYSFRPWKEAKAIADGPSILSYVRQTAKDGGIDRHIRFRQKVLRSSWSSAEARWTVEAQGPDGAVTRYSCSFLYNCSGYYDYEQGYMPQYPGAERYKGQLIHPQKWPEGLDYKGKRVVVIGSGATAVTLVPAMASDTAKVTMLQRSPTYILSLPAEDAIANFLRRVLPAKLAYAIVRWKNVLMSMLLYQLSRSHPELVKKLVRKGVEKMLGPGFDIDRHFKPSYNPWDQRLCLVPNGDLFKALRKGQADIVTDHIETFTEKGIRLKSGQELEADIVVSATGLNLLAIGGAQLVVDGVPIELSKTLSYKGMMLSGVPNFAIALGYTNASWTLKCDLSCEYVCRLINHMDRLGYTHCTPHNDDSTITEVPFLDFSSGYVQRAIDQFPRQGSRTPWKLHQNYALDLATLKLGDLDDGAMKFIGAVK; translated from the coding sequence ATGAGCATGGAACATTTCGATGTGCTGATCGTGGGCGCCGGCCTGTCCGGCATCGGCGCCGGACACCACCTGCAAACCCGTTGCCCGGGCAAGACCTACGCGATCCTCGAATCGCGCGAAACGATCGGTGGCACCTGGGACCTGTTCCGCTATCCCGGCATCCGTTCCGACTCGGACATGTACACGCTGGGCTATTCCTTCCGCCCCTGGAAGGAGGCCAAGGCCATCGCCGACGGTCCCTCGATCCTGTCCTACGTGCGCCAGACGGCGAAGGACGGCGGCATCGATCGTCACATCCGTTTCCGCCAGAAAGTGCTGCGTTCCTCGTGGTCCAGTGCCGAGGCGCGCTGGACCGTCGAAGCGCAGGGGCCGGACGGTGCGGTCACGCGCTACAGCTGCAGCTTCCTCTACAACTGCAGCGGCTACTACGACTACGAGCAGGGCTACATGCCGCAGTACCCCGGCGCGGAGCGCTACAAGGGCCAACTGATCCATCCGCAGAAGTGGCCGGAAGGCCTGGACTACAAGGGCAAGCGCGTGGTCGTCATCGGCAGTGGCGCCACCGCGGTGACCCTGGTCCCGGCCATGGCCAGCGACACCGCCAAGGTGACGATGCTGCAGCGCTCGCCGACCTACATCCTGTCGCTGCCGGCGGAAGATGCCATCGCCAACTTCCTGCGTCGCGTGCTGCCGGCGAAGCTGGCCTACGCCATTGTGCGCTGGAAGAACGTGCTGATGAGCATGCTGCTCTACCAGCTCAGCCGCAGCCATCCCGAGCTGGTCAAGAAGCTGGTGCGCAAGGGTGTGGAAAAGATGCTCGGTCCCGGCTTCGACATCGACCGGCACTTCAAGCCCAGCTACAACCCCTGGGACCAGCGCCTCTGCCTGGTGCCCAACGGCGATCTGTTCAAGGCCCTGCGCAAGGGCCAGGCCGACATCGTCACCGACCACATCGAGACCTTCACCGAAAAGGGCATCCGCCTGAAGTCCGGACAGGAGCTGGAGGCCGACATCGTCGTCAGCGCCACCGGGCTCAACCTGCTGGCCATCGGCGGTGCACAGCTGGTGGTGGACGGTGTGCCGATCGAGTTGTCGAAGACGCTCAGCTACAAGGGCATGATGCTCAGCGGCGTGCCGAACTTCGCCATCGCCCTGGGCTACACCAATGCCTCGTGGACGCTGAAGTGCGATCTCAGCTGCGAATACGTCTGCCGCCTGATCAACCACATGGACCGGCTCGGCTACACGCACTGCACGCCGCACAACGACGATTCCACGATTACCGAAGTGCCCTTCCTGGACTTCTCCTCGGGCTACGTGCAGCGCGCCATCGACCAGTTCCCGCGCCAGGGCTCGCGCACGCCCTGGAAGCTGCACCAGAACTATGCCCTGGACCTGGCCACGCTGAAGTTGGGCGACCTGGACGACGGGGCGATGAAGTTCATCGGCGCGGTGAAGTAG